The Eubacterium maltosivorans genome includes the window TAGGGTCTTGCTTATTAAAGAACTTTGGCATAACAAACTCTTCACGGTACATCTTTGGCGTTCTGCCCTTTAAATAAGAGCCGCGTGGCCCGATTTTCCTGATCAAATCAAAACAGCCTTTTTCCTCAGAGGTATCAATTCCAGCGGCCATTCGTCTTGCGTAGAGCAAGGTATCTTCATCCAGCATATATTTTTCATAGCTGAAGATATTAAAAGAGCCCATAATACCGCAGGCGTGAAGGATCAGGTCAACGCCGGATTCATAAGTTGCGTTTAACACCAGCATAGATTCCGCGCCGGCCTGGTAGTCCAGATCCTTTGCGTCGCTCAGGCTTCCGCCGCTGCGGCATGGCATTTTATAATAGTCCGCCATGGCTACAGCCGCGTAGACCATTAAAGCGGTTTCCGGTGAGCCAATACTCAAAAGAATACTTCTCAAATCGGTGGAGGCGGAGGTGTTGCCATAAATAACCGGCACTCCCGGGCAGGCAAGCTGCGCCAGCGTTAAGCCTGCCAGTATTTCTGCATTGGTCAGGCTCACAGTCGCAAAGACAGACGGCGGCGAGGTTAACGCCGGCATCGCGCAGGGCGTAAACCAAATCGGCTGCTTTTCAGCGCAGAAAGCAAACATTTTTTCAAGGGGGGCAAAATCATAGCAGAGCGGCGATAAGGAATTGACACAGAAGGAGTTGACATAACGCTCCTGTTCCTCTACCCCTTCAAAGGCTTTAATGATTTTAAGGCTTTTAACCGTTGTATCAAACAGCTCCTCATGCGGTACCGAAAAGGTATCCGGGTCGAAACAGGCGATCTGCGGACTGTATTTCAGCAGCATCCCAACATTAGAGAAAATTTTCTGTTCTTTTGTAAAATTAGTAGTATCCGCAAAATAGTCCATGTAATTATAATCTGTTGCCGGACTGGTAGACGCCAGTTTGAAAATATTGATGGTATCCTCATTACGCATACGGCGAATGGAATTATGGTCCTCAACATATACTGCACCACAGGCAGGCATATTAACGCGGCTGCCGTCGCCAATGGTAACAGACCCCTTTGTCGAATACAGCTCAAATGTCTCTGGACACTGTGCTACGGCCTGATTCACCAAATCTTCGCTTATAAAAACAATGTCCCCCTCAATCTCTGCACCATGCTCTTTGAATAATTCTAAAGCTTTTGGATGCTCAAAACGTACGCCGACCTCTTTTAAAATTCTCAGCGACTCTTCGTGGATGCGCTCGATATCTTCTTTCGAAACATAATGACTAAATTTCTTCAACGTTCTCTCTCCTCGTTTTTTCATTCTAAAAATTTAAACCGGTTAATTTTTGTAATTGTAGGATAACACGATTTTACGATTGTGTCAACACTTTTTTAAACGGGTTAATTTTTATGTTGTAAAAGTTTTGAGAAATGTGATAGAATAAGCACAGCAACACAATTATTGATCAATATCATGAAAAGAGGAAACAATGGAATATAAAAAAAGCAAGGAAACCCGCGATAAGATTTTCAACCTTGCCAAAAAATCATTTTATGAAATTGGATTTAAAAAAACAACGATCCGCAACATTGCAAAGGAAGCCGGCATCAACCACGCATTGGCTTATTACCATTTCAATGGGAAATACGACATTGCCCACCATATTGTTGACGAATTTCACCAGAAGGCAGAGGTAGCCTTTAACAAACTGACGGCCAATATGTCGTTTGAAGATCCGCTTCTTCGCCTTTTAGCCCTCTACCGCTTCGGGCTGCGGGAAATTTATGATAACGAATGGGATTTCAACTTCTATGTCGAGGTTTATCAGCAATCCTA containing:
- a CDS encoding trimethylamine methyltransferase family protein, translated to MKKFSHYVSKEDIERIHEESLRILKEVGVRFEHPKALELFKEHGAEIEGDIVFISEDLVNQAVAQCPETFELYSTKGSVTIGDGSRVNMPACGAVYVEDHNSIRRMRNEDTINIFKLASTSPATDYNYMDYFADTTNFTKEQKIFSNVGMLLKYSPQIACFDPDTFSVPHEELFDTTVKSLKIIKAFEGVEEQERYVNSFCVNSLSPLCYDFAPLEKMFAFCAEKQPIWFTPCAMPALTSPPSVFATVSLTNAEILAGLTLAQLACPGVPVIYGNTSASTDLRSILLSIGSPETALMVYAAVAMADYYKMPCRSGGSLSDAKDLDYQAGAESMLVLNATYESGVDLILHACGIMGSFNIFSYEKYMLDEDTLLYARRMAAGIDTSEEKGCFDLIRKIGPRGSYLKGRTPKMYREEFVMPKFFNKQDPNVWQNEGRRSLKEMAEKVAKERIASYQPPEITKEQNAIVAPYIPEEYRESI
- a CDS encoding TetR/AcrR family transcriptional regulator, translated to MEYKKSKETRDKIFNLAKKSFYEIGFKKTTIRNIAKEAGINHALAYYHFNGKYDIAHHIVDEFHQKAEVAFNKLTANMSFEDPLLRLLALYRFGLREIYDNEWDFNFYVEVYQQSYYDSDLVENCVKILDFYHYPIDRKKIDIAVLSTSSSWGQLYTNEDVPYRDHFTHRDIMDSIDIMRWSYLGFEPDFIIEKIKQSEALLASLPIMNIRILEKQ